A single Fundulus heteroclitus isolate FHET01 chromosome 4, MU-UCD_Fhet_4.1, whole genome shotgun sequence DNA region contains:
- the nob1 gene encoding RNA-binding protein NOB1 yields MAPTQVEHVVADAGAFLKQAPLQEFGQNIYTLREVLDEIRDRATRRSLAFLPYQLTFKEPHPEHIRTVTEFSKKTGDYPSLSATDIKVLALTYQLELEHVGSQHLKTEPQLKVNIQSTQRHPEAPVNIAGFHLPSKRSAEAQNPGPTQTDTDRSGQSDRFNSFQFWRDPLPCIQKDLLDLLGPTESVKTDRRQTDTQASCETAELFNSFQFWRDPLPSIDDDLLALLDVGGASPSTAEGAGPAAAEDQSDDEDKENEPNEEEEEEEEGGSGGWITPSNIRQVKMQSADWTEAADVRVGCLTTDFAMQNVLIQMGLHVLSVNGLVIKQARNYVLRCHACFKTTSNMNKFFCPHCGNPTLKKLAVTIGADGGVLMHFSKNPKVLNPRGQRHSLPLPRGGKHASNPQLVEDQRFPQQRLSRKARQKTDVFDPDYLAGTAPFCQNDVYSRAANLQIRDGQSGGGRRRANPNAARRKFVKKK; encoded by the exons ATGGCGCCGACCCAGGTGGAGCATGTTGTCGCGGACGCTGGAGCGTTTTTAAAGCAAGCTCCGCTGCAG gagttCGGCCAGAACATCTACACCCTGAGAGAGGTTCTGGACGAGATCAGAGACCGAGCCACCAGGAGGAGCCTGGCCTTCCTGCCGTACCAGCTCACCTTCAAGGAGCCGCACCCAGAACACATCAGAACCG TGACGGAGTTCTCCAAGAAGACCGGAGACTACCCGAGCCTGTCCGCCACCGACATCAAGGTTCTGGCTCTGACCTACCAGCTGGAGCTGGAGCACGTTGGATCGCAGCACCTGAAGACAGAACCGCAGCTCAAG GTGAACATTCAGAGCACGCAGCGCCACCCAGAGGCTCCGGTGAACATCGCAGGGTTCCACTTGCCCTCTAAG AGGTCCGCAGAGGCCCAGAACCCGGGACCGACTCAGACGGACACGGACCGGTCCGGCCAGTCGGACCGGTTCAACAGCTTCCAGTTCTGGAGGGATCCGCTGCCCTGCATCCAGAAAGACCTGCTGGACCTGCTG GGTCCGACAGAGTCCGTGAAGACGGACCGCAGACAGACGGACACGCAGGCGTCCTGCGAGACGGCAGAACTTTTCAACAGCTTCCAGTTCTGGAGAGATCCGCTGCCCAGCATCGACGACGACCTGCTGGCTCTACTG GACGTGGGCGGAGCCTCACCATCTACGGCGGAGGGGGCGGGCCCAGCGGCGGCAGAGGACCAATCAGACGACGAGGATAAAGAGAACGAACccaatgaggaggaggaggaggaggaggaaggtggtTCTGGAGGCTGGATCACTCCCAGCAACATCAGACAGGTGAAGATGCAGTCAGCTGATTGGACGGAAGCGGCGGACGTCAGAGTCGGGTGTCTGACCACCGACTTCGCCATGCAG AACGTTCTGATCCAGATGGGCCTCCATGTTCTGTCTGTGAACGGCTTGGTGATCAAGCAGGCCAGGAACTACGTTCTCAGGTGTCACGCCTGCTTCAA GACGACCAGCAACATGAACAAGTTCTTCTGTCCTCACTGCGGGAACCCGACCCTGAAGAAGCTGGCCGTGACCATCGGCGCCGACGGCGGCGTTCTCATGCACTTCTCCAAGAACCCCAAAGTTCTGAACCCCCGAGGGCAGCGG CACTCTCTGCCGCTGCCGCGGGGCGGGAAGCACGCCAGCAACCCTCAGCTGGTGGAGGACCAGCGCTTCCCCCAGCAGCGGCTCTCCAGGAAGGCCCGGCAGAAGACGGACGTCTTCGACCCGGATTACCTGGCCGGAACCGCGCCGTTCTGCCAGAACGACGTCTACAGCCGGGCCGCCAACCTGCAGATCCGAGACGGGCAGAGCGGCGGCGGCAGGAGGCGGGCCAACCCCAACGCCGCCCGCAGGAAGTTCGTCAAGAAGAAGTGA
- the brcc3 gene encoding lys-63-specific deubiquitinase BRCC36: MMAVSAVHLESDAFLVCMNHALSTEKEEVMGLCIGEVELSRIVHIHSVIILRRSDKRKDRVEISPEQLSAASTEAERLADTTGKPMRVVGWYHSHPHITVWPSHVDVRTQTMYQMLDQGFVGLIFSCFIEDKNTRTGRVLYTCFQSAQAQKGSEYERVEIPVHVVPREAIGRACLESAVELPRILCQEEQDTYRRIHGLSHLDPVTKIHNGSVFTKNLCSQMSAVSGPLLQWLEDRLQHNRRSVAELQREKERLLRELAAP, from the coding sequence ATGATGGCGGTCAGCGCCGTCCACCTGGAGTCCGACGCCTTCCTGGTGTGCATGAACCACGCGCTGAGCACGGAGAAGGAGGAGGTGATGGGGCTGTGCATCGGGGAGGTGGAGCTCTCCCGGATCGTCCACATCCACTCCGTCATCATTCTCCGCCGCTCCGACAAGAGGAAGGACCGGGTGGAGATCTCCCCGGAGCAGCTGTCCGCCGCGTCCACCGAGGCGGAGCGGCTGGCCGACACCACCGGGAAGCCCATGCGGGTGGTGGGCTGGTACCACTCCCACCCGCACATCACGGTGTGGCCGTCCCACGTGGACGTGCGGACCCAGACCATGTACCAGATGCTGGACCAGGGCTTCGTGGGGCTCATCTTCTCCTGCTTCATCGAGGACAAGAACACCCGCACGGGCCGGGTCCTCTACACCTGCTTCCAGTCTGCGCAGGCGCAAAAGGGCTCCGAGTACGAGCGCGTGGAGATCCCCGTGCACGTGGTGCCGCGCGAGGCCATCGGGAGGGCGTGTCTGGAGTCGGCCGTGGAGCTGCCGCGGATCCTGTGCCAGGAGGAGCAGGACACGTACCGCCGCATCCACGGCCTGTCGCACCTGGACCCGGTCACCAAGATCCACAACGGCTCGGTGTTCACCAAGAACCTGTGCAGCCAGATGTCGGCCGTCAGCGGCCCGCTGCTGCAGTGGCTGGAGGACCGGCTGCAGCACAACCGGCGCAGCGTGGCCGAGCTGCAGCGGGAGAAGGAGCGGCTGCTGCGGGAGCTGGCGGCGCCGTGA
- the LOC105919516 gene encoding carnitine O-acetyltransferase isoform X3: protein MLAFCSRAVAAMVRPCVLGRPRHLVKPVWASRVAGRYLSHQRGLPSLPVPPLQQTCQRYMAALEPIVEAHELSRTRRLVEEFQEAGGVGERLQRGLERRARGADNWLSQWWVQVAYLDFRMPVVVHSSPGLVLPRMDFRDRAGQIRFASRLIAGVLDFKTMIDKIPGLKSDSVVNHARSSRPPRHITVAHNCQFFQLDVYSSDGTPLTPDQLCVQLEKICGASGEAEAEPVGILTTQHRDVWGEAYLRLISDETNKESVTAIQRSIFTLCLDGAPRGAAAELHRSSAAVQMLHGGGSRGHSANRWFDKTLQFIVGEDGTCGANYEHAPAEGPPIVALIDHVVEYTRRKPETPGSPAGSPPVPRRLRFNVTPEIRRDIQDAKVSMDSLAQDLEVRVEVFGHFGKNVPKAHKMSPDAFIQMALQLAYYRRFRRCCSTYESASLRMFRLGRTDTIRSASSASASFVKAFDDPSKQNQEKVDLMENAVRAHRAYTNMAVSGQAIDRHLLGLKMQAAEENLPVPAVFTDPAYAKALHYRLSTSQVPSKTDCVMCFGPVVPDGYGVCYNPMEDHINLAVSAFNSCRETDAAVLAGAVEEALLDMRRLLDQNPRSKL, encoded by the exons ATGTTGGCTTTTTGCAGCAGAGCAGTG GCGGCCATGGTGAGACCGTGCGTCCTCGGGAGGCCCCGCCACCTGGTGAAGCCCGTCTGGGCGAGCCGGGTGGCAGGCAGGTACCTGAGCCATCAGCGAGGGCTGCCCAGTCTGCCCGTGCCCCCCCTGCAGCAGACCTGCCAGCGCTACATGGCGGCGCTGGAGCCCATCGTGGAGGCGCACGAGCTGAGCCGCACCAGGCGGCTGGTGGAGGAGTTCCAGGAGGCCGGAGGAGTCGGAGAGCGGCTGCAGAGAGGCCTGGAGAGGAGGGCCAGAGGAGCCGACAACTGG CTGTCCCAGTGGTGGGTTCAGGTGGCCTACCTGGACTTCCGCATGCCGGTGGTGGTCCATTCCAGCCCAGGACTGGTTCTGCCCAGGATGGACTTCAGGGACCGAGCAGGACAGATCAG GTTTGCTTCCAGGCTGATCGCAGGAGTTCTGGACTTCAAGACGATGATCGACAA GATCCCCGGCTTGAAGAGCGACTCGGTGGTGAACCACGCCAGGAGCTCCCGGCCCCCCAGACACATCACGGTGGCCCACAACTGCCag TTCTTCCAGCTGGACGTGTACAGCAGCGATGGGACTCCGCTGACCCCAGATCAGCTCTGCGTCCAGCTGGAGAAGATCTGCGGAGCCTCAGGGGAGGCCGAGGCTGAGCCCGTCGGCATCCTCACCACCCAGCATCGAGACGTGTGGGGAGAGGCCTACCTGCGCCTCATCAGCG ATGAGACCAACAAAGAGTCGGTGACGGCGATCCAGAGGAGCATCTTCACCTTGTGTCTGGACGGAGCCCCGCGTGGAGCGGCCGCCGAGCTCCACCGCAGCTCTGCCGCCGTCCAGATGCTGCACGGAGGAGGCAGCCGGGGCCACAGCGCCAACCGCTGGTTCGACAAGACGCTGCAG TTCATCGTGGGAGAAGACGGAACGTGCGGGGCCAACTACGAGCACGCTCCGGCCGAGGGCCCGCCCATCGTGGCGCTGATCGACCACGTGGTGGAGTACAC CAGGAGGAAGCCCGAGACGCCCGGGTCCCCCGCGGGGTCCCCGCCCGTCCCTCGCAGGCTGCGCTTCAACGTCACGCCTGAGATCCGGCGGGACATCCAGGACGCCAAAGTCAGCATGGACAG CCTGGCGCAGGACCTGGAGGTGAGGGTGGAGGTGTTTGGACACTTTGGCAAGAATGTCCCCAAAGCTCACAAGATGAGTCCAGACGCGTTCATCCAGATGGCGCTGCAGCTGGCCTACTACAG GAGGTTCCGGCGCTGCTGCTCCACGTACGAGAGCGCCTCCCTGCGGATGTTCCGACTGGGCAGAACCGACACCATCCGCTCGGCGTCCAGCGCCTCGGCGTCCTTCGTTAAGGCCTTCGACGATCCCAGCAAACAG aaccAGGAGAAAGTGGATCTGATGGAGAACGCTGTGAGGGCCCACCGCGCGTACACCAACATG gcgGTCAGCGGGCAGGCCATCGACCGACACCTGCTGGGCCTGAAGATGCAGGCTGCCGAGGAGAACCTCCCGGTACCGGCCGTCTTCACGGACCCGGCCTACGCTAAAGCTCTCCACTACCGTCTGTCCACCAGCCAG GTCCCGTCCAAGACGGACTGCGTCATGTGTTTCGGGCCGGTGGTACCGGACGGCTACGGCGTCTGCTACAACCCCATGGAGGACCACATCAACTTGGCCGTGTCGGCGTTCAACAGCTGCAGGGAGACGGACGCGGCGGTTCTGGCCGGCGCCGTGGAGGAGGCTCTGCTGGACATGAGGAGGCTGCTGGACCAGAACCCCCGGTCCAAACTGTGA
- the LOC105919516 gene encoding carnitine O-acetyltransferase isoform X2 — MLAFCSRAVAAMVRPCVLGRPRHLVKPVWASRVAGRYLSHQRGLPSLPVPPLQQTCQRYMAALEPIVEAHELSRTRRLVEEFQEAGGVGERLQRGLERRARGADNWLSQWWVQVAYLDFRMPVVVHSSPGLVLPRMDFRDRAGQIRFASRLIAGVLDFKTMIDNETLPVEYLGGKPLCMNQYYQVLSSCRIPGLKSDSVVNHARSSRPPRHITVAHNCQFFQLDVYSSDGTPLTPDQLCVQLEKICGASGEAEAEPVGILTTQHRDVWGEAYLRLISDETNKESVTAIQRSIFTLCLDGAPRGAAAELHRSSAAVQMLHGGGSRGHSANRWFDKTLQFIVGEDGTCGANYEHAPAEGPPIVALIDHVVEYTRKPETPGSPAGSPPVPRRLRFNVTPEIRRDIQDAKVSMDSLAQDLEVRVEVFGHFGKNVPKAHKMSPDAFIQMALQLAYYRRFRRCCSTYESASLRMFRLGRTDTIRSASSASASFVKAFDDPSKQNQEKVDLMENAVRAHRAYTNMAVSGQAIDRHLLGLKMQAAEENLPVPAVFTDPAYAKALHYRLSTSQVPSKTDCVMCFGPVVPDGYGVCYNPMEDHINLAVSAFNSCRETDAAVLAGAVEEALLDMRRLLDQNPRSKL; from the exons ATGTTGGCTTTTTGCAGCAGAGCAGTG GCGGCCATGGTGAGACCGTGCGTCCTCGGGAGGCCCCGCCACCTGGTGAAGCCCGTCTGGGCGAGCCGGGTGGCAGGCAGGTACCTGAGCCATCAGCGAGGGCTGCCCAGTCTGCCCGTGCCCCCCCTGCAGCAGACCTGCCAGCGCTACATGGCGGCGCTGGAGCCCATCGTGGAGGCGCACGAGCTGAGCCGCACCAGGCGGCTGGTGGAGGAGTTCCAGGAGGCCGGAGGAGTCGGAGAGCGGCTGCAGAGAGGCCTGGAGAGGAGGGCCAGAGGAGCCGACAACTGG CTGTCCCAGTGGTGGGTTCAGGTGGCCTACCTGGACTTCCGCATGCCGGTGGTGGTCCATTCCAGCCCAGGACTGGTTCTGCCCAGGATGGACTTCAGGGACCGAGCAGGACAGATCAG GTTTGCTTCCAGGCTGATCGCAGGAGTTCTGGACTTCAAGACGATGATCGACAA TGAAACTCTGCCGGTGGAGTACCTGGGAGGGAAGCCCCTGTGCATGAACCAGTACTACCAGGTGCTGTCGTCCTGCAGGATCCCCGGCTTGAAGAGCGACTCGGTGGTGAACCACGCCAGGAGCTCCCGGCCCCCCAGACACATCACGGTGGCCCACAACTGCCag TTCTTCCAGCTGGACGTGTACAGCAGCGATGGGACTCCGCTGACCCCAGATCAGCTCTGCGTCCAGCTGGAGAAGATCTGCGGAGCCTCAGGGGAGGCCGAGGCTGAGCCCGTCGGCATCCTCACCACCCAGCATCGAGACGTGTGGGGAGAGGCCTACCTGCGCCTCATCAGCG ATGAGACCAACAAAGAGTCGGTGACGGCGATCCAGAGGAGCATCTTCACCTTGTGTCTGGACGGAGCCCCGCGTGGAGCGGCCGCCGAGCTCCACCGCAGCTCTGCCGCCGTCCAGATGCTGCACGGAGGAGGCAGCCGGGGCCACAGCGCCAACCGCTGGTTCGACAAGACGCTGCAG TTCATCGTGGGAGAAGACGGAACGTGCGGGGCCAACTACGAGCACGCTCCGGCCGAGGGCCCGCCCATCGTGGCGCTGATCGACCACGTGGTGGAGTACAC GAGGAAGCCCGAGACGCCCGGGTCCCCCGCGGGGTCCCCGCCCGTCCCTCGCAGGCTGCGCTTCAACGTCACGCCTGAGATCCGGCGGGACATCCAGGACGCCAAAGTCAGCATGGACAG CCTGGCGCAGGACCTGGAGGTGAGGGTGGAGGTGTTTGGACACTTTGGCAAGAATGTCCCCAAAGCTCACAAGATGAGTCCAGACGCGTTCATCCAGATGGCGCTGCAGCTGGCCTACTACAG GAGGTTCCGGCGCTGCTGCTCCACGTACGAGAGCGCCTCCCTGCGGATGTTCCGACTGGGCAGAACCGACACCATCCGCTCGGCGTCCAGCGCCTCGGCGTCCTTCGTTAAGGCCTTCGACGATCCCAGCAAACAG aaccAGGAGAAAGTGGATCTGATGGAGAACGCTGTGAGGGCCCACCGCGCGTACACCAACATG gcgGTCAGCGGGCAGGCCATCGACCGACACCTGCTGGGCCTGAAGATGCAGGCTGCCGAGGAGAACCTCCCGGTACCGGCCGTCTTCACGGACCCGGCCTACGCTAAAGCTCTCCACTACCGTCTGTCCACCAGCCAG GTCCCGTCCAAGACGGACTGCGTCATGTGTTTCGGGCCGGTGGTACCGGACGGCTACGGCGTCTGCTACAACCCCATGGAGGACCACATCAACTTGGCCGTGTCGGCGTTCAACAGCTGCAGGGAGACGGACGCGGCGGTTCTGGCCGGCGCCGTGGAGGAGGCTCTGCTGGACATGAGGAGGCTGCTGGACCAGAACCCCCGGTCCAAACTGTGA
- the LOC105919516 gene encoding carnitine O-acetyltransferase isoform X1, protein MLAFCSRAVAAMVRPCVLGRPRHLVKPVWASRVAGRYLSHQRGLPSLPVPPLQQTCQRYMAALEPIVEAHELSRTRRLVEEFQEAGGVGERLQRGLERRARGADNWLSQWWVQVAYLDFRMPVVVHSSPGLVLPRMDFRDRAGQIRFASRLIAGVLDFKTMIDNETLPVEYLGGKPLCMNQYYQVLSSCRIPGLKSDSVVNHARSSRPPRHITVAHNCQFFQLDVYSSDGTPLTPDQLCVQLEKICGASGEAEAEPVGILTTQHRDVWGEAYLRLISDETNKESVTAIQRSIFTLCLDGAPRGAAAELHRSSAAVQMLHGGGSRGHSANRWFDKTLQFIVGEDGTCGANYEHAPAEGPPIVALIDHVVEYTRRKPETPGSPAGSPPVPRRLRFNVTPEIRRDIQDAKVSMDSLAQDLEVRVEVFGHFGKNVPKAHKMSPDAFIQMALQLAYYRRFRRCCSTYESASLRMFRLGRTDTIRSASSASASFVKAFDDPSKQNQEKVDLMENAVRAHRAYTNMAVSGQAIDRHLLGLKMQAAEENLPVPAVFTDPAYAKALHYRLSTSQVPSKTDCVMCFGPVVPDGYGVCYNPMEDHINLAVSAFNSCRETDAAVLAGAVEEALLDMRRLLDQNPRSKL, encoded by the exons ATGTTGGCTTTTTGCAGCAGAGCAGTG GCGGCCATGGTGAGACCGTGCGTCCTCGGGAGGCCCCGCCACCTGGTGAAGCCCGTCTGGGCGAGCCGGGTGGCAGGCAGGTACCTGAGCCATCAGCGAGGGCTGCCCAGTCTGCCCGTGCCCCCCCTGCAGCAGACCTGCCAGCGCTACATGGCGGCGCTGGAGCCCATCGTGGAGGCGCACGAGCTGAGCCGCACCAGGCGGCTGGTGGAGGAGTTCCAGGAGGCCGGAGGAGTCGGAGAGCGGCTGCAGAGAGGCCTGGAGAGGAGGGCCAGAGGAGCCGACAACTGG CTGTCCCAGTGGTGGGTTCAGGTGGCCTACCTGGACTTCCGCATGCCGGTGGTGGTCCATTCCAGCCCAGGACTGGTTCTGCCCAGGATGGACTTCAGGGACCGAGCAGGACAGATCAG GTTTGCTTCCAGGCTGATCGCAGGAGTTCTGGACTTCAAGACGATGATCGACAA TGAAACTCTGCCGGTGGAGTACCTGGGAGGGAAGCCCCTGTGCATGAACCAGTACTACCAGGTGCTGTCGTCCTGCAGGATCCCCGGCTTGAAGAGCGACTCGGTGGTGAACCACGCCAGGAGCTCCCGGCCCCCCAGACACATCACGGTGGCCCACAACTGCCag TTCTTCCAGCTGGACGTGTACAGCAGCGATGGGACTCCGCTGACCCCAGATCAGCTCTGCGTCCAGCTGGAGAAGATCTGCGGAGCCTCAGGGGAGGCCGAGGCTGAGCCCGTCGGCATCCTCACCACCCAGCATCGAGACGTGTGGGGAGAGGCCTACCTGCGCCTCATCAGCG ATGAGACCAACAAAGAGTCGGTGACGGCGATCCAGAGGAGCATCTTCACCTTGTGTCTGGACGGAGCCCCGCGTGGAGCGGCCGCCGAGCTCCACCGCAGCTCTGCCGCCGTCCAGATGCTGCACGGAGGAGGCAGCCGGGGCCACAGCGCCAACCGCTGGTTCGACAAGACGCTGCAG TTCATCGTGGGAGAAGACGGAACGTGCGGGGCCAACTACGAGCACGCTCCGGCCGAGGGCCCGCCCATCGTGGCGCTGATCGACCACGTGGTGGAGTACAC CAGGAGGAAGCCCGAGACGCCCGGGTCCCCCGCGGGGTCCCCGCCCGTCCCTCGCAGGCTGCGCTTCAACGTCACGCCTGAGATCCGGCGGGACATCCAGGACGCCAAAGTCAGCATGGACAG CCTGGCGCAGGACCTGGAGGTGAGGGTGGAGGTGTTTGGACACTTTGGCAAGAATGTCCCCAAAGCTCACAAGATGAGTCCAGACGCGTTCATCCAGATGGCGCTGCAGCTGGCCTACTACAG GAGGTTCCGGCGCTGCTGCTCCACGTACGAGAGCGCCTCCCTGCGGATGTTCCGACTGGGCAGAACCGACACCATCCGCTCGGCGTCCAGCGCCTCGGCGTCCTTCGTTAAGGCCTTCGACGATCCCAGCAAACAG aaccAGGAGAAAGTGGATCTGATGGAGAACGCTGTGAGGGCCCACCGCGCGTACACCAACATG gcgGTCAGCGGGCAGGCCATCGACCGACACCTGCTGGGCCTGAAGATGCAGGCTGCCGAGGAGAACCTCCCGGTACCGGCCGTCTTCACGGACCCGGCCTACGCTAAAGCTCTCCACTACCGTCTGTCCACCAGCCAG GTCCCGTCCAAGACGGACTGCGTCATGTGTTTCGGGCCGGTGGTACCGGACGGCTACGGCGTCTGCTACAACCCCATGGAGGACCACATCAACTTGGCCGTGTCGGCGTTCAACAGCTGCAGGGAGACGGACGCGGCGGTTCTGGCCGGCGCCGTGGAGGAGGCTCTGCTGGACATGAGGAGGCTGCTGGACCAGAACCCCCGGTCCAAACTGTGA